The proteins below come from a single Corylus avellana chromosome ca3, CavTom2PMs-1.0 genomic window:
- the LOC132176357 gene encoding protein WHAT'S THIS FACTOR 9, mitochondrial, translating to MFITNSTSKTLKKLLSSSQKSVFSFLCQPQNPPYTHTQKCHYVDVYMKWKKDSYYDSIEHIHRSIELKPIVSLKNCIAQDPNGCIPISEVSKRGLELGVPMKVARFLRQYPAIFEEFTGPQYNLPWFRLTPEAAEIDREEKRVFEERRDDLKDRLKRLILMSKGKVLPLKIIQGMQWYLGLPEDFLRYLEVNHDESFTLVEIEDGLKGLVVEDEEKVLSVVQRNAMKRGAYFGGTMEAIEFSLFPSKGLRVRRKIEDWLKEFQKLPYVSPYEDFSHLDPDSEIAEKRVVGFLHELLSLFVDHSAERKKLLCLKKYFGLPQKVHKAFERHLHMFYLSLRNKTCTAILKEAYNDKSAIEKHPLLKVRKKYIRLMKESELILKKRRFSNWFVNRENMKLDLDLDAADEERREMPDCSL from the coding sequence ATGTTCATCACCAACTCCACCTCCAAAACCCTCAAAAAGCTACTCTCTTCCTCTCAAAAATCAGTATTTTCCTTCCTATGCCAGCCTCAAAACCCTCCCTATACACACACCCAAAAATGCCACTATGTAGATGTGTACATGAAGTGGAAGAAAGACTCGTACTATGACTCTATAGAGCACATCCACAGGTCCATAGAACTCAAACCGATTGTTTCCTTGAAAAACTGCATAGCCCAAGACCCTAATGGTTGCATCCCAATCTCTGAAGTCTCGAAGAGGGGACTAGAGTTGGGTGTGCCCATGAAGGTTGCAAGGTTCTTGAGGCAATACCCAGCAATCTTTGAGGAATTTACGGGTCCCCAATATAACCTGCCTTGGTTTAGGCTGACCCCAGAAGCTGCTGAGATTGATAGAGAGGAGAAAAGGGTCTTTGAGGAACGCAGGGATGATTTGAAGGATAGGCTGAAGAGGTTGATTTTGATGAGTAAAGGGAAAGTTTTGCCTTTGAAAATTATTCAGGGAATGCAGTGGTATTTGGGTTTGCCTGAGGATTTTTTAAGATACTTAGAAGTGAATCATGATGAGTCTTTTACTCTTGTGGAGATTGAAGATGGGTTGAAAGGTTTGGTTGTTGAGGATGAGGAGAAGGTATTGTCCGTGGTGCAGAGAAATGCTATGAAAAGAGGGGCGTATTTCGGGGGGACAATGGAGGCAATTGAGTTTTCACTTTTCCCTTCAAAGGGTTTGAGGGTGAGGAGGAAGATTGAAGATTGGTTAAAGGAGTTTCAAAAGCTTCCTTATGTTTCACCCTATGAGGATTTTTCACATTTGGACCCAGATAGTGAGATAGCGGAGAAGCGGGTTGTGGGGTTTCTTCATGAGTTGCTTAGTCTCTTTGTTGACCATTCGGCAGAGAGGAAGAAGCTTCTATGCCTTAAGAAATATTTTGGGTTGCCTCAAAAAGTTCACAAGGCATTTGAGAGGCATCtccatatgttttatttgtctttGAGGAACAAGACTTGTACTGCAATACTTAAGGAGGCTTACAATGATAAGTCCGCTATAGAGAAGCATCCACTGCTGAAGGTGAGAAAAAAGTATATCAGGTTGATGAAGGAATCGGagttgattttgaagaaaagaagattCAGCAATTGGTTTGTCAATCGTGAGAATATGAagttggatttggatttggatgcCGCGgatgaagagagaagagagatgccaGATTGTTCTTTGTAA